The DNA segment GAATATAAGGAATTTAGGAGGAGAAACGTACCATCACATCGAGCGCATCAATGCAATTGagaagacaaatggtggagtaacaagatTGAAAGCATATTGTTATGGACATGGTATAAACCCGGTAAGGGTCTCGgcaagaatctccagggtatcacTAAACCAATACAACCAAAGCATCACTGCACAATCTTTGGGCTTGGATACCAATACACCTGGCAGGAGTATGATGATTAGTCGCTGCCATGGCGTGGTTCTTATTACCCTCTTGAACAGTCAATACCGCATTTGCACCAGACATTTCAACAAACTGACATGATATGgggatctgaagaagatgaagctttAGCTGGCCTAAGGAACCTATTTCTGGATGATGAAGACATAGATTGCAGTgcaatagttgaggaggaggaggaagaccttacAACTCAGACCATGGGAAAAGGAGTTGTTCTCAAAAACTGGACTGCTGCACCGTCCCAGTCCTGCTGAGTTCCTGGGTAGCCTAGCAATTAGCATGATCTATTTTTTAAAAAGCATTTTAAGCATTTAAGacattttcagtattttgttttgaacatattttgttttgaaataattgcttgagtgatcgagccgtacttgttttgatattttcaagatttatttaatgcattgctattttagaatttattattatcctttacattttctctctacaacattattattacttatcctgATGAATCAAcgactatgacatgtaatgagacaacgtaacataaggatagtgatttagaggaaatagaagaagaagatataatacctgaggaaattgtcagagaagtggaaaattttgagaacaagcctaagtccaatttgGACGAAACTGAGATAGTCAAATTGGGAGATTCTGAAACAGTCAAAGAAACTTGCATAAGCATTTACCTGTCACCATCAGAGAAAGAAGAGAACACCCGTTTCCTGAAAGAGTatgaagatatttttgcatggtcttatgatgatatgactggtttgagcacgtcTATAGTGGCTCATAAACTACCTACCAATCTGATGTGTCCGCctgtaaagcagaagctcagaaagttcaagccggatatgagtctgaaaataaaagaggaagtcACCAAAAAGATCAACGCTAAGGTTCTCAAAGTGGTCGAATATCCTACCTGGTTGGCTAATATTGTTctagttccgaagaaggatggtaaggttagagtatgtgtcgactatcgggatttaaatagagcaagttccaAAGATGATTTCCCTTTACCCAATATACACATACTAATCAACAACTGTgtcaagcatgaactccaatcctttgtggattgcttcgcaggatatcatcagatctggatggataaaGACAATGCCGAGAAGACATCCTTTATTATTCCATGGGGAGTGTATTGATAtaaaatgatgccatttggtctaaagaatgctggggccacttatatgagagccatgataACCATTtcccacgacatgatacacaaggagatagaagtatatgtggatgacatcatcatcaaatccaagaagggtACAAATCATATGGCGTATTTGAGAATGTTCTTTGATCGGCTTCGAAGGTATaatctgaaactaaaccccgcaaaatgtgcttTTGGGCTCCCTTCCTGAACGTTGTTAGGATTCATTGTCATCCGCCGAGGAATAGAGCTAGACTCGTTAAAGGTCAAAGCTATCTAGAATTTGCCACCgtcaaagaacaagaaagatgtgatgagtttcttggggcgTCTCAATTACATCAGTTGCTTCATAGCGCAATCAACCGTGATCTGTGAGCTGATttttaaaatgctaaaaaaaGATGCCGCAACAAGTTGGGCGGAAGACtgccagaaagcttttgacaaaatcaaggaatatttgtACACACCACCAGTCCTGGTTTCACCAGAACCTGGGAGACCTCTTCTACTCTATTTGTCCGTACTAGATGGGGCTTTCGATTATGTCTTGGACAACACGATGAGACGGGAAGGAAAGAGCAGGCTATATACtatctgagtaagaagttcacaccctacgaAGTATGGTATTCTTGGCTGGAATGAACCTGCTGCACCCTGACGTGGATatctcagaaattgaggcactaaTTCTATGCCTACACttctatctcatatcaagaatggatcctctgaattacattttccagaaacccatgcctacaaGGAAactagcaaaatggcagatactgttgagtgaatttgatattgtctatgtgactcagaaggcggtcaagggacaTGCATTAGCAAATCATCTCACCGAAAATCCtgtaggaggagaatacgaatcactgaaaacgtattttcccgatgaggaagtatcatttgtaggagaagatatCACCGAAACTtatgacagttggagaatgttcttcgatggggtCACGAGCTTCAAAGAAGGGAGCattggagttgttttggtgttagagataggtcaacattatccggtatctgtgAAACTCATGtttccgtgcaccaacaatatagtTGAATACGAGGCTTGCATCTTGGGGCTTAATTTGGCCATTGACCTGGATATCTGGGAAttgctggtaattggtgatttAGACCTTCTGATGCATCAGGTTCTAAGAGAGTGGGCTACAAAGAATACCAAAATATTACCATATCTATATCATG comes from the Nicotiana sylvestris chromosome 4, ASM39365v2, whole genome shotgun sequence genome and includes:
- the LOC138890486 gene encoding uncharacterized protein, which produces MVFLAGMNLLHPDVDISEIEALILCLHFYLISRMDPLNYIFQKPMPTRKLAKWQILLSEFDIVYVTQKAVKGHALANHLTENPVGGEYESLKTYFPDEEVSFVGEDITETYDSWRMFFDGVTSFKEGSIGVVLVLEIGQHYPVSVKLMFPCTNNIVEYEACILGLNLAIDLDIWELLVIGDLDLLMHQVLREWATKNTKILPYLYHVQELMNRFTKIEFKHIPRIQNEFVDALATMSSMIQHPNKNFIDPIPVRIHNRSAYYAHIEEEMDGNSWFHDMKEYLAKRKYPEQANHTQKCTL